The Miscanthus floridulus cultivar M001 chromosome 7, ASM1932011v1, whole genome shotgun sequence genome includes a region encoding these proteins:
- the LOC136464336 gene encoding outer envelope pore protein 16-3, chloroplastic/mitochondrial-like, with product MEEDSPLTKTVKGAVTGLATGTIWGTVVATWYDVPRVERHVALPGLIRTLKMCGTYGATFATIGGLYIGVEQLVQSQRKKRDFVNGAVGAFVAGASVCGYRGKSIQSALIGGSCLAFTSAVLDIGGNTTRVDNGKEYYAYTTEKKPAN from the exons ATGGAGGAGGACTCGCCGCTGACGAAGACGGTGAAGGGCGCGGTGACGGGGCTCGCCACGGGGACCATCTGGGGCACCGTCGTCGCCACCTGGTACGACGTGCCCCGTGTGGAGCGCCACGTCGCGCTCCCAGGCCTCATCCGGACGCTCAAGATGTGCGGCACCTATGGGGCTACCTTCGCCACCATCGGAGGCCTCTACATCGGCGTCGAGCAGCTCGTGCAGAGCCAGCGCAAGAAGCGCGACTTCGTCAACGGGGCCGTCGGCGCGTTCGTCGCCGGAGCCTCCGTCTGCGGCTACAGAG GAAAGAGTATTCAGTCAGCCCTCATCGGAGGCTCCTGCCTGGCCTTCACATCTGCTGTGCTGGACATTGGTGGCAATACAACCAGAGTGGACAACGGCAAAGAGTACTATGCCTACACAACTGAGAAGAAGCCTGCAAATTGA